The proteins below come from a single Panicum hallii strain FIL2 chromosome 7, PHallii_v3.1, whole genome shotgun sequence genomic window:
- the LOC112900594 gene encoding uncharacterized protein LOC112900594 — protein MTLHAFSLSRAAPTPARPLRPRRPAPEPSARRPRTAPPARRPRAAPALPTSPHLHSRRLALPTPRPATLSAQAATHLRKAGAGRLQQLHAASCCNNSAPAAGTSGGSATGAKDWRFFLAWYLMSLDKNPIATKAVTAAVLTLAGDLICQLRPPPDSDMGEGGEEKSFNFLQVLLEGSIAGGTAGVVVEQHCTQLTQ, from the exons ATGACGCTGCACGCGTTTTCTTTATCCCGCGCCGCCCCAACCCCCGCGCGGCCCctacgcccccgccgccccgcccccgagccgtcggcgcgccgcccccgcaccgcgccgccggcccgccgcccccgAGCGGCCCCCGCGCTGCCGACCTCGCCTCATCTCCACTCCCGCCGCCTCGCTCTTCCTACTCCCCGACCCGCCACCCTCTCCGCCCAAGCTGCCACCCACCTGCGCAAGGCCGGGGCTGGGCGTCTCCAGCAGCTCCATGCCGCCTCCTGCTGCAACAATTCCGCTCCGGCCGCAGGAACCAGTGGAGGAAGCGCTACCGGCGCGAAGGATTGGCGGTTCTTCTTGGCATG GTATTTGATGTCGCTTGATAAGAATCCGATTGCAACTAAGGCGGTCACTGCTGCTGTGCTAACTCTGGCCGGGGACCTCATCTGCCAG CTACGCCCGCCACCGGATTCAGACATGGGAGAAGGTGGAGAAGAGAAATCATTCAATTTCCTACAGGTTTTGCTTG AGGGCAGCATAGCTGGAGGAACCGCTGGTGTTGTGGTTGAACAGCACTGTACCCAATTGACACAATAA